One window of the Archangium primigenium genome contains the following:
- a CDS encoding type VI secretion system baseplate subunit TssG yields MTAMPLELTPTEARIVARAREFDLGPLLRLLDAEGYPSESILFESNPESVSAASLVEAVTFHAVPHRRVVVTLNLGLLGANALVPSYFLEVAEQSHNPDAFFDFIRFFDHRLLEEFVRALHPERDSARFGDWERTKGFYFRMTGVGSVATLQWLFQLYFPELRAWVTPQAFRHTTSGHGLRTGLAPLDGSAALGNTYTTEAAGFRVELHADSESDARGEDWPWVVERRLAAHLWPLLSPLRLRLEVGLSVAAHAQWARLTQRTFLGYERLQGETRPGHRLVIFHGDTGDSLPARARASAEGRGMTMGGAPGGAKRRSA; encoded by the coding sequence ATGACCGCGATGCCGTTGGAGCTCACGCCCACCGAGGCGCGGATCGTCGCCCGGGCGAGGGAGTTCGACCTGGGGCCGCTGCTGCGGCTGCTGGATGCGGAGGGCTACCCGTCCGAGAGCATCCTCTTCGAGAGCAACCCCGAGTCGGTCTCCGCCGCGTCGCTGGTGGAGGCGGTGACCTTCCATGCCGTGCCCCACCGGCGCGTGGTGGTGACGCTCAACCTGGGCCTCCTGGGCGCCAACGCGCTCGTGCCCAGCTACTTCCTGGAAGTGGCCGAGCAGAGCCACAACCCGGATGCCTTCTTCGACTTCATCCGCTTCTTCGACCACCGACTGCTCGAGGAGTTCGTGCGGGCGCTGCACCCCGAGCGGGACAGCGCGCGGTTCGGCGACTGGGAGCGCACCAAGGGGTTCTACTTCCGCATGACGGGCGTGGGCTCGGTGGCCACGCTCCAGTGGCTCTTCCAGCTCTACTTCCCGGAGCTGCGCGCCTGGGTCACCCCGCAGGCCTTCCGGCACACCACCAGCGGGCATGGCCTGCGCACCGGGCTCGCGCCCCTGGACGGCTCGGCGGCGTTGGGCAACACGTACACCACGGAGGCGGCGGGCTTCCGGGTGGAGCTGCACGCCGACAGCGAATCGGACGCGCGCGGGGAGGACTGGCCCTGGGTGGTGGAGCGCCGTCTGGCGGCGCACCTCTGGCCGCTGCTCTCGCCCCTGCGGCTGCGCCTGGAGGTGGGCCTGTCGGTGGCGGCCCACGCGCAGTGGGCGCGGCTCACCCAGCGCACCTTCCTCGGGTACGAGCGCCTCCAGGGCGAGACGCGGCCGGGACACCGGCTGGTCATCTTCCACGGGGACACGGGGGACAGCCTCCCGGCGCGGGCGCGGGCGTCCGCCGAGGGCCGGGGCATGACGATGGGCGGGGCGCCCGGCGGCGCGAAGAGGCGCTCGGCATGA
- a CDS encoding type VI secretion system baseplate subunit TssF, whose amino-acid sequence MDETLYQSFLEELQALEKFRMGYSALYPAAPLEHEDPDVRRLTEALALFSTRTRLAGQRVLARGTMRLFQQHFSYLLNPVPAMAMLRATPDARFVDATELARGTSLLLNPGAAGAPTGPLSFRTESTLRLLPIRLTQTRVERRGADASRLRLTFESGFPRNDAPGVLRLYINHLNDFRASLAVFHHLKYALRATSVLFDEKGAEVVVAPTDERDKPVRFGAPRLPPGEAAPFDHPLQRVRSFIHFPEQELFLEVRIPTPPRNWTGFTVCLDLGGRWPAELMLTPDTFLLNAVAVTNLQQAMSNPIEHDGTKERHALQHPEFERGFRLHSVLGVYQMEAKGMLPLRPGVISGGPGSYELEHEGQARARKTWLSVELPGAFSRAARVAVEASWHQPLPAQFDASGYRAVLADRSIEGMQWAMLGAVVPGVDNPVEHHQQALLQLLSLRSQRFLGLEDLVFLLETLGVRQQRYFRDLLPRLSSVKVQSKPFTRSAAGFKYIYQLTFSDLAPTLLPTVDLFSERLLDLLGAWSTEDVVELEVKLPHLEKPLHYARPWSA is encoded by the coding sequence ATGGACGAGACGCTGTACCAGTCGTTCCTGGAAGAGCTCCAGGCGCTGGAGAAGTTCCGGATGGGCTACTCCGCGCTGTACCCGGCGGCGCCCCTGGAGCACGAAGACCCGGACGTGCGGCGCCTCACCGAGGCGCTCGCGCTGTTCAGCACCCGGACCCGGCTGGCCGGACAGCGGGTGCTCGCGCGCGGCACGATGCGCCTGTTCCAGCAGCACTTCTCCTACTTGCTCAACCCCGTGCCGGCCATGGCCATGCTGCGCGCCACCCCGGACGCGCGCTTCGTGGATGCCACGGAGCTGGCGCGCGGCACGTCCCTGCTGCTCAACCCCGGCGCGGCGGGCGCTCCCACCGGGCCGCTCTCCTTTCGCACCGAGTCCACGCTGCGGCTGCTGCCCATCCGCCTCACCCAGACGCGGGTGGAGCGGCGGGGGGCGGACGCGAGCCGGCTGCGGTTGACCTTCGAGAGTGGCTTTCCCCGTAACGACGCGCCCGGCGTCCTGCGGCTCTACATCAACCACCTCAATGACTTCCGGGCCTCGCTCGCGGTCTTCCACCACCTCAAGTACGCCCTGCGCGCGACGAGTGTGCTCTTCGACGAGAAGGGGGCCGAGGTGGTGGTGGCGCCCACGGATGAGCGGGACAAGCCGGTGCGCTTCGGCGCGCCCCGCCTTCCGCCGGGCGAGGCCGCGCCCTTCGACCATCCCCTGCAGCGCGTGCGCTCCTTCATCCACTTCCCCGAGCAGGAGCTTTTCCTGGAGGTGCGGATCCCGACGCCGCCGCGCAACTGGACGGGCTTCACCGTGTGCCTCGACCTGGGGGGGCGCTGGCCCGCGGAGCTGATGCTCACGCCGGACACCTTCCTGTTGAACGCCGTGGCCGTGACCAACCTCCAGCAGGCCATGTCCAACCCCATCGAGCACGATGGGACCAAGGAGCGCCATGCGCTCCAGCATCCGGAGTTCGAGCGGGGCTTTCGGCTGCACTCCGTGCTCGGCGTCTACCAGATGGAGGCCAAGGGCATGCTGCCCCTGCGCCCCGGGGTCATCTCCGGCGGGCCGGGCAGCTACGAGCTCGAGCACGAAGGCCAGGCCCGGGCGCGCAAGACGTGGCTGTCCGTGGAGCTGCCGGGGGCCTTCTCCCGCGCGGCGCGCGTGGCCGTGGAGGCGAGCTGGCACCAGCCCTTGCCCGCCCAGTTCGACGCCAGCGGCTACCGCGCTGTCCTGGCGGACCGGTCCATCGAGGGCATGCAGTGGGCGATGCTGGGCGCGGTCGTGCCCGGGGTGGACAACCCGGTGGAGCACCACCAGCAGGCGCTGCTGCAATTGCTCTCGCTGCGCTCCCAGCGCTTCCTCGGGCTGGAGGACCTGGTCTTCCTGCTGGAGACCCTGGGCGTGCGCCAGCAGCGCTACTTCCGCGACCTGCTGCCGCGCCTGTCCTCCGTGAAGGTGCAGTCCAAGCCATTCACCCGGAGCGCCGCGGGCTTCAAATACATCTACCAGCTCACCTTCTCCGACCTGGCGCCCACCCTGCTGCCCACCGTGGACCTGTTCTCGGAGCGGCTGCTGGACCTGCTCGGCGCCTGGAGCACCGAGGACGTGGTGGAGCTCGAGGTGAAGCTCCCGCATCTGGAGAAACCCCTGCATTACGCCCGCCCGTGGAGCGCCTGA
- a CDS encoding DotU family type IV/VI secretion system protein → MKLEHWQIVFKVYRQARGLLDQWLPAEPTGSAEAPQLLVGSAALHQLQAQLLGVVENLRAELGAHYRSEEVEDALMPFIYLVDELVLRRLAESEQTEWPLLQYRMLGQEGGGDLFFELADQRLHQPGTPPLLFELLHFCLTAGFTGRYPGNTAKLREYKQRLAARIATPEPVAASAPEAPRERPLLYAFPARYYAVTGLGLLGLQVLLWWTSN, encoded by the coding sequence ATGAAACTCGAACACTGGCAGATCGTCTTCAAGGTGTACCGGCAGGCGCGGGGCCTGCTGGACCAGTGGCTTCCCGCCGAGCCGACCGGGAGCGCGGAGGCCCCCCAGCTCCTCGTGGGCTCCGCGGCGCTCCACCAGCTGCAGGCCCAGCTGCTCGGGGTCGTGGAGAACCTGCGCGCCGAGCTGGGCGCGCACTACCGCTCCGAGGAGGTGGAGGACGCGCTCATGCCCTTCATCTACCTGGTGGACGAGCTGGTGCTGCGGCGGCTCGCCGAGAGCGAGCAGACCGAGTGGCCGCTGTTGCAGTACCGGATGCTGGGCCAGGAGGGAGGCGGTGACCTCTTCTTCGAGCTGGCGGACCAGCGGCTGCACCAGCCGGGCACCCCGCCGCTGCTCTTCGAGCTGTTGCACTTCTGCCTCACCGCGGGCTTCACCGGCCGCTACCCCGGCAACACCGCCAAGCTGCGCGAGTACAAGCAGCGGCTGGCGGCCCGCATCGCCACCCCGGAGCCCGTGGCCGCCTCGGCCCCGGAGGCCCCCCGCGAGCGGCCGCTGCTCTACGCCTTCCCCGCCCGCTACTACGCCGTCACCGGCCTCGGCCTGTTGGGCCTGCAGGTGCTGCTGTGGTGGACGTCCAACTGA
- a CDS encoding DUF2345 domain-containing protein, which yields MGKLTCTLEMDHEKGLTLKVEDPDGKLSQTITFDGQAITLEVKSDSDTSTIVQKADSITMSCKAFSVKADTITLESKKDSAWKSEQVLQLESKKDMTLTSGEKLTQQAKKGASFSSDDTMEVKAAKDFTLEGMNVQLSAPSGALELKAKSLAMKGTAEAALEAATVKVSAKAELALESTGQAKLKGTMTTVSGTPVSLG from the coding sequence ATGGGCAAGCTCACCTGCACCCTCGAGATGGACCACGAGAAGGGCCTGACGCTGAAGGTCGAGGATCCCGACGGGAAGCTCTCCCAGACGATCACCTTCGACGGTCAGGCCATCACCCTCGAGGTGAAGAGCGACTCGGACACCAGCACCATCGTGCAGAAGGCGGACAGCATCACCATGAGCTGCAAGGCGTTCAGCGTGAAGGCCGACACCATCACCCTCGAGTCCAAGAAGGACTCGGCGTGGAAGAGCGAGCAGGTGCTCCAGCTGGAGAGCAAGAAGGACATGACGCTCACCAGCGGCGAGAAGCTCACGCAGCAGGCCAAGAAGGGCGCCTCGTTCTCCTCCGACGACACGATGGAGGTGAAGGCCGCCAAGGACTTCACGCTCGAGGGCATGAACGTCCAGCTCTCCGCCCCCTCGGGCGCGCTGGAGCTCAAGGCCAAGAGCCTCGCCATGAAGGGCACGGCCGAGGCGGCGCTGGAGGCGGCCACCGTCAAGGTGAGCGCCAAGGCCGAGCTGGCGCTCGAGTCCACGGGCCAGGCGAAGCTCAAGGGCACCATGACCACCGTGAGCGGCACCCCGGTCAGCCTGGGTTAG
- the tssB gene encoding type VI secretion system contractile sheath small subunit: MAINDDIPKSRITLTYRTTVNGERTEKALPLRLLMMGDFSSGTSTDQRKDLDQRQIRNLDGKNLDQVMRDMDMTLQFKVRNRIDPGTAEQLDVTLPIASMKSFTPAELAKNMPKVRALLLLRKLLLEMQGNLDNRKEFRRMVRELAQNPEAVAALRNDLQDFNGLALPKPQLPAGDAPPASPSQPAAE, from the coding sequence ATGGCCATCAACGACGACATTCCCAAGTCACGCATCACCCTTACCTATCGCACCACCGTCAACGGAGAGCGGACGGAGAAGGCGCTGCCCCTTCGGCTGTTGATGATGGGGGACTTCTCCAGCGGCACCTCCACGGATCAGCGCAAGGACCTGGACCAGCGGCAGATCCGCAACCTGGACGGCAAGAACCTGGACCAGGTGATGCGCGACATGGACATGACGCTCCAGTTCAAGGTGCGGAACCGGATCGACCCGGGCACCGCCGAGCAGCTGGACGTGACCCTGCCCATCGCGTCGATGAAGTCCTTCACGCCCGCGGAGCTCGCCAAGAACATGCCCAAGGTGCGCGCGCTGCTGCTGCTGCGCAAGCTCCTGCTCGAGATGCAGGGCAACCTGGACAACCGCAAGGAGTTCCGGCGCATGGTGCGCGAGCTGGCGCAGAACCCGGAGGCCGTCGCCGCGCTGCGCAACGATCTCCAGGACTTCAACGGCCTCGCCCTCCCCAAGCCCCAGCTCCCCGCGGGTGATGCTCCCCCGGCGTCGCCCTCCCAGCCGGCGGCGGAGTGA
- a CDS encoding OmpA family protein: protein MSLLTSTRVVFLATVLSGASAWAQASLPGFALERLELNSGRGSLVSGNGELLPEGGFRVGMMGQYQHLPFVLRNGTQRLELVRGRASTVLAGSYGLFSWLELGLQLPVVLWQHGENPGNLGLTPLTPAALDTPVLQARLGVLAQRHEQPVDLSVDLAVGLPLGSGQALASDSGLRFRARATVGRRVGWLHPALEAGVLVRPRSPLAAAGSSQSLEVRGGALATTTGEGLRGELAVRGAFAADTGQSSLELLGGVRLPLSPAFDLSVLGGPGLGSAPGTPIARVLVGLNFRSEPPPALERLAEAVPQFRLEEANVPSSRVVTASVLPVPTRELLPPHVAAEPLRADTGAPPALRGTVRFEPGGTALAGDQPELRQLLPLLRALPAETTVLIEGQPELEARDASDRLLPLRRAQALRHHLAAQGVPMERMQARVSGTNHVEVLVTGAAPVLSQETP from the coding sequence ATGTCTTTGCTGACGTCCACCCGAGTGGTCTTCCTGGCGACCGTCCTGAGCGGCGCCTCGGCCTGGGCCCAGGCCTCCCTGCCGGGCTTCGCCTTGGAGCGCCTGGAGCTCAACTCCGGGCGGGGCTCCCTGGTGTCTGGCAATGGCGAGCTGCTGCCCGAGGGCGGCTTCCGCGTGGGCATGATGGGGCAGTACCAACACCTGCCCTTCGTGCTGCGCAATGGCACCCAGCGCCTGGAGCTGGTGCGGGGCCGGGCCTCCACGGTGCTCGCGGGCAGCTATGGCTTGTTCTCGTGGCTGGAGCTGGGCCTGCAACTGCCCGTGGTGCTCTGGCAGCACGGGGAGAACCCGGGCAACCTGGGGCTGACGCCCCTCACGCCCGCCGCGCTCGACACGCCGGTGCTCCAAGCGCGCCTGGGCGTGCTGGCGCAGCGCCACGAGCAGCCCGTGGACCTCTCCGTGGACCTGGCCGTGGGGTTGCCCCTGGGCAGTGGTCAGGCGCTGGCGTCCGACTCGGGCCTGCGCTTCCGCGCGCGCGCGACGGTGGGCAGGCGGGTGGGGTGGCTCCACCCGGCGCTGGAGGCGGGCGTGCTGGTGCGCCCGCGCAGTCCCCTGGCCGCCGCGGGCTCCTCCCAGAGCCTGGAGGTGCGCGGAGGCGCGCTGGCGACCACCACGGGCGAGGGCCTTCGGGGCGAGCTGGCCGTGCGAGGCGCCTTCGCCGCCGACACCGGTCAGTCCTCCCTCGAGCTCCTGGGCGGCGTGCGCCTGCCGCTCTCCCCGGCGTTCGATTTGTCTGTCCTGGGCGGTCCGGGCCTGGGCTCCGCGCCCGGGACCCCCATCGCGCGTGTGCTCGTGGGACTGAACTTCCGCTCCGAGCCTCCGCCCGCGCTGGAGCGCCTCGCGGAGGCCGTCCCCCAGTTCCGCCTGGAGGAGGCGAACGTCCCCTCGTCGCGGGTCGTCACCGCCTCGGTGCTGCCCGTGCCCACGCGGGAGCTGCTCCCGCCGCACGTCGCGGCGGAGCCGCTCCGGGCCGACACGGGCGCGCCGCCGGCCCTGCGCGGCACGGTGCGCTTCGAGCCGGGGGGCACCGCGCTGGCCGGAGATCAGCCGGAGCTGAGGCAACTGCTGCCGCTGCTGCGCGCCCTGCCCGCGGAGACCACCGTGCTCATCGAGGGCCAGCCGGAGCTGGAGGCCCGCGACGCGTCCGATCGGCTGCTGCCGCTGCGGCGCGCGCAGGCCCTGCGCCACCACCTGGCCGCGCAAGGGGTGCCCATGGAGCGCATGCAGGCGCGTGTCTCCGGCACGAACCACGTGGAGGTGCTGGTCACGGGAGCGGCCCCGGTGCTCTCCCAGGAGACCCCATGA
- a CDS encoding GPW/gp25 family protein, giving the protein MSFLYRKFLRRQDSLLEDVLRNLGHLLRAKRGAASFLPDFGLSETGFRTAEEMLRQLGTEIRENILRYEPRVELTEIEEDYDGPGGHPRLVVHCRLRGSAEPLCLVLDPHARELSVRPSAPSEDMP; this is encoded by the coding sequence ATGAGCTTCCTGTACCGCAAGTTCCTCCGCCGCCAGGACTCGCTCCTGGAGGACGTGCTGCGCAACCTGGGCCATCTCCTGCGGGCCAAGCGGGGCGCGGCCTCGTTCCTGCCCGACTTCGGCTTGAGCGAGACGGGCTTCCGCACGGCGGAGGAGATGCTGCGTCAGCTGGGCACGGAGATCCGCGAGAACATCCTGCGCTACGAGCCGCGCGTCGAGCTGACGGAGATCGAGGAGGACTATGACGGGCCGGGGGGCCACCCGCGCCTGGTGGTGCACTGCCGGCTGCGCGGCTCCGCCGAGCCCCTGTGTCTCGTGCTCGACCCCCATGCCCGCGAGCTGTCCGTGCGGCCGTCGGCTCCATCGGAGGACATGCCATGA
- a CDS encoding type VI secretion system protein IglI family protein — MRDLSRCVRAFESDCERLEAHDPRFQRIVELAQAGQYTEVADGVEELLAENLFEVRLLSYHLFAVFHEEGLARLPDVLETLVELIRRNWAELAPGDKRMALLNKGVTWFFQTLHDTLSYHQTQKDARWQAWWKVSTEAGASRAAQAVRTLMELLSAGAYRSGSEALAKLLPWLGELRAQILANLPQDPPPAPAEKKAEAAPPPPPQETSPFLKLGQPVQLVGSAHLVELCNKLKAFELLIERGEYQRAALVSDDILSTLEGFDPRRFFPDLFSSFGALLNKHVRHIQEHWETKDSTQWKTLAQFYQVDLERFVRSE, encoded by the coding sequence ATGAGAGACCTGAGCCGGTGCGTCCGCGCGTTCGAGAGCGATTGCGAGCGCCTCGAGGCGCATGATCCTCGCTTCCAGCGAATCGTCGAGCTGGCGCAGGCAGGCCAATACACAGAGGTGGCGGATGGCGTGGAGGAGCTCCTCGCCGAGAACCTCTTCGAGGTGCGCCTGCTGAGCTACCACCTCTTCGCTGTGTTTCATGAGGAGGGCCTGGCGCGGCTGCCCGACGTCCTGGAGACGCTGGTCGAGCTCATCCGGCGCAACTGGGCGGAGCTGGCGCCGGGCGACAAGCGGATGGCGCTGCTCAACAAGGGCGTGACGTGGTTCTTCCAGACCCTGCACGACACCCTGAGCTACCACCAGACCCAGAAGGACGCGCGGTGGCAGGCGTGGTGGAAGGTGTCGACCGAGGCGGGCGCCTCCCGGGCCGCGCAGGCGGTGCGCACGCTGATGGAGCTGCTGTCCGCGGGCGCCTACCGCTCGGGCTCCGAGGCGCTCGCGAAGCTGTTGCCGTGGCTCGGGGAGCTGCGGGCGCAGATCCTCGCGAACCTGCCGCAGGATCCGCCGCCGGCGCCCGCGGAGAAGAAGGCCGAGGCCGCGCCCCCGCCGCCCCCGCAGGAGACCTCGCCCTTCCTGAAGCTGGGGCAGCCCGTGCAACTGGTGGGCTCGGCCCATCTGGTGGAGCTGTGCAACAAGCTCAAGGCCTTCGAGCTGCTCATCGAGCGGGGGGAGTACCAGCGGGCCGCGCTGGTGAGCGACGACATCCTCTCCACGCTGGAGGGCTTCGATCCGCGGCGCTTCTTCCCCGACCTGTTCTCCTCCTTCGGCGCGCTGCTCAACAAGCACGTGCGGCACATCCAGGAGCACTGGGAGACCAAGGACTCGACGCAGTGGAAGACGCTGGCGCAGTTCTACCAGGTGGACCTGGAGCGGTTCGTCCGCTCGGAGTGA
- the tssC gene encoding type VI secretion system contractile sheath large subunit — translation MTNTTKTVSAPNAEPMDVNSLGLPQFLSSVRLSTDLPQRRPMVTSNFQSVTEDVSAEERFLSGLAAMVYNMDPEVGRFDKQTIQELVGTIDQLVDAQLNEVLHAPAFQKMEANWTSLADLIQHTNFKAGVQLSLLDVTKDEAYADLELNAADVAGSEFFKKLYVSEYDQYGGAPYGGVVGLYEFANTPQDLLWLRTMGKICTASHAPFLSAVSPSFFGCGSMREVSQLRDLSSLLDSPKYAAWNALRETEQAAYIGLTLPRYIVRQPYNQETNPAHGILFTEKIRGDDDGEYLWGNAAMLFARNLVRSFETSGWCQHIRGPKGGGRVDDLPVHVFNLRGEEELKLPVEIAIPDFREFELARAGLIPLIQKKGSADAVFFSAQSLKKSHAFKDPKDSENSQLVTNLSYTFSISRIAHYLKCIMRDNIGSTANAQTVHAQIDRWISGYMTSLVNPDDLTLRYYPFKAYNLAVNAVPGKVGWYHCNLSILPHIQFEGMDVDLRVDARLG, via the coding sequence ATGACGAACACGACGAAGACGGTCTCCGCCCCCAACGCCGAGCCGATGGACGTGAATTCCCTGGGCCTGCCGCAGTTCCTCTCCAGCGTCCGTTTGAGCACGGACCTGCCGCAGCGCCGGCCCATGGTGACGAGCAACTTCCAGTCGGTGACGGAGGACGTCAGCGCGGAAGAACGCTTCCTCTCCGGCCTGGCGGCCATGGTCTACAACATGGATCCGGAGGTGGGCCGCTTCGACAAGCAGACCATCCAGGAGCTCGTCGGCACCATCGATCAGCTGGTGGATGCGCAGCTCAACGAAGTGCTGCACGCCCCGGCCTTCCAGAAGATGGAGGCCAACTGGACGTCGCTGGCGGACCTCATCCAGCACACCAACTTCAAGGCCGGCGTGCAGCTGAGCCTGCTGGACGTCACCAAGGACGAGGCCTACGCGGACCTGGAGCTCAACGCCGCGGACGTCGCCGGCTCCGAGTTCTTCAAGAAGCTCTACGTGTCCGAGTACGACCAGTACGGCGGCGCGCCCTACGGGGGCGTGGTGGGCCTGTACGAGTTCGCCAACACGCCGCAGGATCTGCTGTGGCTGCGCACCATGGGGAAGATCTGCACGGCGAGCCACGCGCCGTTCCTGTCCGCCGTGTCGCCCAGCTTCTTCGGCTGCGGCAGCATGCGCGAGGTGTCCCAGCTGCGCGACCTGAGCAGCCTGCTCGACTCGCCCAAGTACGCCGCCTGGAACGCGCTGCGGGAAACGGAGCAGGCCGCCTACATCGGCCTCACGCTGCCGCGCTACATCGTGCGCCAGCCGTACAACCAGGAGACGAACCCCGCCCACGGCATCCTCTTCACCGAGAAGATCCGCGGGGACGACGACGGCGAGTACCTCTGGGGCAACGCGGCCATGCTCTTCGCGCGCAACCTCGTGCGCTCGTTCGAAACCAGCGGCTGGTGCCAGCACATCCGCGGCCCCAAGGGCGGCGGGCGCGTGGATGACCTGCCGGTGCATGTCTTCAACCTGCGCGGCGAGGAGGAGCTGAAGCTGCCGGTGGAGATCGCCATCCCGGACTTCCGCGAGTTCGAGCTGGCCCGCGCCGGCCTCATCCCGCTCATCCAGAAGAAGGGCTCCGCGGATGCCGTCTTCTTCAGCGCCCAGTCCCTGAAGAAGTCCCACGCCTTCAAGGATCCCAAGGACTCGGAGAACTCCCAGCTCGTCACCAACCTCTCCTACACCTTCTCCATCAGCCGCATCGCGCACTACCTCAAGTGCATCATGCGCGACAACATTGGCAGCACCGCCAATGCCCAGACGGTGCACGCGCAGATCGACCGGTGGATCTCCGGCTACATGACGTCGCTGGTGAACCCGGATGACTTGACGCTGCGCTACTACCCCTTCAAGGCCTACAACCTGGCGGTCAACGCGGTGCCGGGCAAGGTGGGCTGGTACCACTGCAACCTGTCCATCCTCCCGCACATCCAGTTCGAGGGCATGGACGTGGACCTGCGCGTGGATGCGCGGCTCGGCTGA
- the tssK gene encoding type VI secretion system baseplate subunit TssK, with the protein MEPHKLARVRWQVGQTLLPDHFRAQESALQGEAQRYARLSGLPLLGISALEFNPVLLAEGTLALSSLSAVLPGGHLVDVPGNATVAPFSLEETGRSQLTVYLHLLRETRGAEGLPLYAEDPPDLERALNVLELSAEPTVDGMVSSLMLAGLARDEHGRWKLARELLPPLLQVGPHPFLAPLFVQLDGLLEQAHGQMRTSIRDGYVRGDRLSNARRALCAVRQLQALRVDMRHGIYPSTYRLFEALRGLYFETCCYLEAEPEEELPPYLHEEPGPGLLRWMELLERSFRPQTSQRSYRPFEFRDGRFVLTPLPQDKPAPNDFYLLVRRHERDKPRGMEGIRLASPLRLSVVRRQALKGISYRHVAYPSFPHSFDADIDWYQLTCEGEEWHAALREDGLSFSDTPAFAGAQVFLFWRRV; encoded by the coding sequence ATGGAGCCACACAAGCTCGCCCGCGTCCGTTGGCAGGTGGGGCAGACACTGCTGCCCGATCACTTCCGCGCGCAGGAGAGCGCCCTTCAGGGCGAGGCCCAGCGCTATGCCCGCCTCTCGGGACTGCCCCTGCTCGGCATCAGCGCGCTGGAGTTCAACCCGGTGCTGCTCGCCGAGGGGACGCTGGCGCTCTCGTCGTTGAGCGCGGTGCTGCCCGGAGGCCATCTGGTGGACGTGCCCGGCAACGCCACCGTGGCGCCCTTCTCCCTGGAGGAGACGGGCCGCTCGCAGCTCACCGTGTACCTGCACCTGTTGCGCGAGACGCGCGGCGCCGAGGGGCTGCCCTTGTACGCGGAGGATCCGCCCGACCTGGAGCGGGCCCTGAACGTGCTGGAGCTCTCGGCGGAGCCCACGGTGGACGGCATGGTGAGCTCGCTCATGCTCGCGGGGCTCGCGCGGGACGAGCACGGGCGGTGGAAGCTCGCGCGGGAGCTGCTGCCGCCCCTGTTGCAGGTGGGCCCGCACCCCTTCCTCGCCCCGCTGTTCGTCCAGCTCGACGGGCTCTTGGAGCAGGCCCACGGCCAGATGCGCACCTCCATCCGGGACGGCTACGTGCGCGGGGACCGGCTGTCCAACGCGCGGCGGGCCCTGTGCGCGGTGCGCCAGCTCCAGGCGCTGCGCGTGGACATGCGCCATGGCATCTACCCGTCCACCTACCGCCTCTTCGAGGCGCTGCGCGGGCTGTACTTCGAGACGTGCTGCTACCTGGAGGCGGAGCCCGAGGAGGAGCTGCCGCCGTATCTCCACGAGGAGCCGGGCCCCGGGCTGCTGCGGTGGATGGAGCTGCTCGAGCGCAGCTTCCGTCCCCAGACGAGCCAGCGCTCCTACCGGCCCTTCGAGTTCCGGGACGGGCGCTTCGTGCTCACGCCGCTGCCTCAGGACAAGCCCGCGCCCAACGACTTCTACCTCCTGGTGCGCCGCCACGAGCGGGACAAGCCCCGGGGCATGGAGGGCATCCGCCTGGCCAGCCCGCTGCGCCTGTCGGTGGTGCGGCGCCAGGCGCTCAAGGGCATCTCCTACCGGCACGTCGCCTACCCGTCCTTTCCCCACTCCTTCGACGCGGACATCGACTGGTACCAGCTCACGTGCGAGGGCGAGGAGTGGCACGCCGCGCTGCGCGAGGACGGCCTCTCCTTCTCCGACACGCCCGCGTTCGCCGGGGCGCAGGTCTTCCTATTCTGGCGGCGCGTCTGA